ggTTTTTCTCTGCGGTTTTTACGGATTCacttaaggctattctctacccctgttatcagtagccagtagcgatttttgatgaaaactacgaACTTTGGCCGGGGATTGTGCGAAAACTACTGGACGGATTTTCGTgggggtttggtttattttactcagaaaacattcaaaagcgagggtatgtcgagatatttttgatttatgtcattttgtggccgtcattgggaattgaatggaggtattattgatgctcagatctccgttggaaaagctaaattggaaaatatggctacataccctcgcttttaatgataaattattagcattggtgaaaaaaaattgaaagaattttgaaaattcacggagaaatccccgtctgaagtttagatgggagcgggtcgcgggacataagtacgactaaattcgttcactcgattacatgcaatcttatgaacgaacgatgaaaataacgaacaaatcggcttcatatttcgaacgttttcactggggtagagaatagccttaacgAGAACGACATCTATAGGAAATTTTTagatattaaaatgttttgcgcGCCATTTGTaattgtaatcaatttttaattttgttgcaaaacattgaaaacaagACAACATGATCATTAAATTATCaacattaaataataattttgtaaaaattccagTTTAATCTATATAAAAATGTTGGCGAAAATTTTGTAACAGATAAAGATAATCCCACTGCTGTACCTAAAGATCTTCGTGTCGATTAATTTGAGTCAATGTTCATTTGAAGGAGGAAAACCAGGTAAGGGATTAGCTTCTTTTCTACTACCATACTACCATTTACTAATTCATCcaaacataattttcatttctcaaccTCAGCATTCTTATTTTCAGTTATGGGAGATCAAGCAAACATTAAATTAGATGttcaaactaaaattaaaaCAGAATCGCAAGATGACGAATTTGTCGCCGATGAAGTTGATAATAGAAAGAAAGTAAAAACCGAACCTTTGGAAGAGGAGGCAAGTTGTTCGTCGATAAGGATTACGAATTCCTTTTCTGTTTCCAATGGTGTTCTGGCCTCAGGCGCTAGTTCGACGCCTAACAACTCGAATAATCTCAATGACTCCATCGCTTCACTTACCGATAGTGTCGATGTCGTGAAGACAGAACCCCTAGAACCAGTGTTTATGAAAACCGAGTCAggtaattgaatttcatttatttcatgCAATTAGTGGTTCACAAGGgtcatttattttcaatgtgTACTTATATTTTTAGGCGGTAAAGATGAGGCCGATTCAAACGCAGAGCGTAATCGAGCTGAAATTAAAACAGAACTCGGTACTGATAACACCTCCAGCAGTTCTAGCCAACCTGTAATCCCATGTAATAATATCAAGACTGAAAACACGACTAATGCTGtcaagaaagaaaatgaaaattcaactgtTGATCAGAGTACTGCTGGTACCAGTACGCTGTCTAATTACATTCCAGTTGTTCCTCCGCGAGATCCGAGTAGTGCTATTACAAACATCCTAACGTCTTCAGTTCCATCTACTTCTGTATCTAGATCACCTCCAAACGGTGCTCAAGCCAACTGCGTTACATCATCTACCGATGGGAAACCAGCTTGTCGGTATGGGATGCGCTGttacaggtacctataccttttTTCACATCTCTTAAGTCTGTATTCGCTGATATacagtgaaatttttaaaatttggtttgtttcAGATTGAGCACTCTACATCGAGTGAATTTTTCCCATCCACCCGGAAGTGATCCTTTGAAAAGCCCTGAAAAACCTAGATGTAAGTATGGAACTCGTTGTTACCGAAAGAACGAAGAACATAGGAAACGATTTACTCACGATAGGTCACCCGATAATACGATGAGCAATACACGTTAgtattcattttcatcaatttttcgctGTTTCGTATTGTTGAAGATACAAATgtgtattaatttttattaggaagaagaaaagtaaaaaatgctaCTTCTCAGACAACCAGTGTTCAATATGAAAGCGACTCCGATGATTCATATCTGTACGAAGATTACGATGGCACTTCTGACGAATTTCATCCCGACTCTTCCGATGATACGGATTCTGATGAAACGGATTTCGAACCTGATGCTGATGATAGCCTAGTAGCTGCGTAACTGCTGATTGAAATATTCATCGGAGGATTTCTTATTACTTGTACTTTTTCAATGTGATACATTTCGTTAACCAGATgagattttcaaatgttttttatttctttttttttcactttattattTTAGGCAGTATAAGCGTTTGTTCCTGTATTTACTTTTTTGTGTGTTCTACATCGAAGTATAATATCTCAGGGATTGACATAGAAtttagaattgttttttttatacatagTCTATGTATATTGATAATTGCTCATATTTTCTTTTGTAGCGTTACTTTTATATTTAcgtatattttattcaaatttaactTTCGAACAATGATAGTGTGTATGTCGTTCTTGAATAAATATAAAGTTCTGTTTtgcattttattaaatttttaaaagtcgaaATGTCGAGTGTGAAGGAAGATCAATGCAAGTTGTATTTAGTCAAGTTCCTTCAGATCATAGGTTTCTGAGTTCAGAATAAGGTTACTTCAGTTCAGATAACCGCAGCTTTTGGATTTcgaaacgttaaaaaaaataatatcgaagAGAGTAGGAGTAGCGCTTCAGACTTTTGTTATTCTGTTTTAGTCTTTAGGTTTAGATAATTTCAGCTTgtgagtttgaaatttcaaatttgaatttgaatcttaattttcgattttaatttctttaaatttctcAATCGAAATAAAAGTAGTCGAGAGTCGATGGTAGTATCGATGTTTATCGATGTATCGATGTTTGCCATTATCAAATTTGTTCCTGATAACAATTTTGGAGGTTTTGTTcggaaaaaatttgcattcgAGTGAATTAAATTGCGGGCTCAAAGTGTGAGATAATTATATGGAAATGTTTTCCAGATATTTTATATTCCATATATGTACCTGAGTACTTATTCACTCACATTCCAATGTACATAAGTGTGAAATAACACCACGTTTATTTGTTACCATAACaacggtttcaaaatctgcttgtttatttcgtttttattaAGAGTTGATTAACAATAATGGATAAATTTGATAGTGTTTGTATCACCACTTACGCCGAAAAGGAAGTCAATTATAACTTATTCGAGTCACTTTGGATTCCATGTTCCGCCAAATTTGTTACTTTAGGTGCTACTCCAACCTCTAACGGTGTGATACAAATCTATGAGCTGAACAATGGAAAAGTTGAGCTCATTAAAGAAGTGAGCATCGTATTGACATATTCATTCAATTTATCAACTATTTTTAATTCTTGCACgaatgaatttcagaaaaaacacGATAGATCGATCAAATGTGGAACTTTTGGTGCATCTTCGTTGGTAAATAGGCATCTGGCTACCGGTGATTTCTGCGGGAATTTAGATATATGGTAAGATAAACAAAACAACATTTTCCCAAAACATGATGTAGATTAAGTAAGAGATGTGTTAATTTTATTAAACGTTTGTAGGGATTTAGAAACTAGTACCTCAATTTATTCAGTTAAGGCGCATCAAAATGTTATATTCAGCGTTGATGGTATAGCAGGAAGATCTCTACATTGCGGTGCTCCAGAAATTGTCACCGGAAGTTACGATGGTTCGTAATCCGTAAAATATCGAAGAAATTATTCtgtatgtacaaaattgacTGTGTATTGAACATGGAATGTTTAGGTTTTGTAAAAGTCTGGGATCCTAGACAGAAAGAGAAACCGGTTGCAATTATGGAACCGCTGGATGAAATGAAACGGCAGTGTTGGGCTGTTACTTTCGGTATCTACATATTACTTTCTTAATTAATTCATATCAATTTATCAACTTTATTCTAACATTTACGGTCTTTTTTGTGGATAGGTAACGCTTACAATTCTCAGGAGCGTATAGTCGGCGCTGGTTACGACAACGGTGATCTCAAATTATTTGATTTAAGAAACATGGCTCTCAGCGATGAATTTAATTTACCAGATGGAGTAAGAATAGAAATGCATATTTTCTGTAGATACTAAATAACTgaatttttcctttgaaaaataattaacggtcattttttttcagatctgTTCTTTGGAATTTGATCGAAAggatattaaaatgaataaattgctTGCTACTGGGCTAGAAGATAATATAAGTTTATGCATTATGAGAAATAGATCCTCCTATCAATATCCTATAATCACCGAACGAGTAAGaacgattttcttttcattacgGTGCCAGAACTAAAAGATAGTGTGTAGGCTGAGAAATGCTTCATTCATTTATGTATTCAACTCTTCTAGGTCCATAGGTCTACAGTATGGTGTGGAAAACACTTACCTCAGAACAGGGATATTTTCATGACTTGTGGCGGTTCTGGATCTCTATGTCTTTGGAAATAG
This region of Planococcus citri chromosome 5, ihPlaCitr1.1, whole genome shotgun sequence genomic DNA includes:
- the LOC135849072 gene encoding aprataxin and PNK-like factor, whose protein sequence is MGDQANIKLDVQTKIKTESQDDEFVADEVDNRKKVKTEPLEEEASCSSIRITNSFSVSNGVLASGASSTPNNSNNLNDSIASLTDSVDVVKTEPLEPVFMKTESGGKDEADSNAERNRAEIKTELGTDNTSSSSSQPVIPCNNIKTENTTNAVKKENENSTVDQSTAGTSTLSNYIPVVPPRDPSSAITNILTSSVPSTSVSRSPPNGAQANCVTSSTDGKPACRYGMRCYRLSTLHRVNFSHPPGSDPLKSPEKPRCKYGTRCYRKNEEHRKRFTHDRSPDNTMSNTRRRKVKNATSQTTSVQYESDSDDSYLYEDYDGTSDEFHPDSSDDTDSDETDFEPDADDSLVAA
- the Wdr92 gene encoding dynein axonemal assembly factor 10, with the translated sequence MDKFDSVCITTYAEKEVNYNLFESLWIPCSAKFVTLGATPTSNGVIQIYELNNGKVELIKEKKHDRSIKCGTFGASSLVNRHLATGDFCGNLDIWDLETSTSIYSVKAHQNVIFSVDGIAGRSLHCGAPEIVTGSYDGFVKVWDPRQKEKPVAIMEPLDEMKRQCWAVTFGNAYNSQERIVGAGYDNGDLKLFDLRNMALSDEFNLPDGICSLEFDRKDIKMNKLLATGLEDNISLCIMRNRSSYQYPIITERVHRSTVWCGKHLPQNRDIFMTCGGSGSLCLWKYNYCSDDPSSDSGALKVIQNNTVTNQCITSFDWSPDKIGLAVCSSMDQMIRLMIVSRLNQYSQ